The nucleotide sequence TAAAGATTCATTGGCCCAAGCTATTAAGTGAAGGCTGGATACAACCCATTTTGGCTCGAGTCAGCACTCAATCCAGCCTATGGTAAAGGAACTTCCAAAGTAAGCAATATGAGGTAACACCTGCTAAAGATCAGTGAATGCAATAACTAAGCTTCATGACTTGAAAACTGGGGTAGCTAGTGTAAGATCTTATAATGCTGGAACACTGAAGGGCACAAATGTAAATTTACATAGGAGGTGAATTTTTGTAGAACCAGCTAGTTGGGGCCCAGACTTACAAAGGTTGGTTAGCCTTCTAGGGGGACAGTACCTTATAGGTGACACCATCTTTTAGGAGGTGGGTTTTCTAAACAAGGTGTTAACCTGCATTTCAGTAGGTTCTAACAGTTCACAAAACCTTTTCACACCCTTTTAGTCCTCACAATCCTGTGAAGGCAGACCAATTACCCTACTTTATTCCCTAGAATCTAACAGCGGGAATTATCACTCTGACATGCCTTCCTCTATTCCCACTCTTTGAAACTGCATAGGTTCCTTTACTCTGAAGCAAGCGCTTTAGACTTTTCTATGGCAATATTAAATGTCTGCAACTCCTCCCTACCCCCAAACTCTCACCCATTTGTTTCCCCATCCTCTGGGCCCCTGGCCCCACTCGGAAAGTAATTTATATGGAGAACTGAAATTTCCCAGACTGAAAGCAAACACGTCCACAGAGGACATGTACTGCCAATACACTTTATCCTACGTATTCCCAGATGCTCCTATCCCTCACCAGCTTCAAAAGCTTTGCTTCTTTGGGTAATGTGTCCATTCGTGGGCTATAAACAAATGTACCACTAATTACTGATAGTGGGCATTTACCAGAAACACCAAATTTCTTGCAAAACATGGGCACACTCAGTGTGTAACACTGACTTTACATATAAAGAACCTTCTATATTTCCAGAATTCATTGACAATAAACTCACTAACCCAGAGAGATAGTTTCTAAGactagagaattttaaaaaattattcaacgTTTCTGtctagcagctttcaaatattaACTGTAATGATTCTGGTGCAAGTGTCAAAAGAATTAACAGGGCACCTGTTTCATACTGCATCACACCACTGGCACAATCAATGGGGActacaaaaactttttatttttatttatttgagagagagaatgagagtacgagagggaagagggtcagagggagaagcggactgcctgccgagcagggagcccgatgcggtactcgatcccgggactccaggatcatgacctgagcagaaggcagtcgcttaaccaactgagccacccaggcgcccacaaaaaCTTTTTATATGTACTTCGTGTTATgttctacactgaaaactatcaGTTCACTCATCTAAGTGAGACACACATACAACACATAGGAATGTTATTTGTAAGTAACAAAACGTTTCATGTTTTGCTCACTACTGCTATAGGTGCTCCAAAACAACTTGCATCTATGGGCACCAATTTCATTTCTTCgtttataacatatgtataatgtataacaATGTATAATTCCATTACACATAACAATGTATAATGGAATTATTAAAATCTCACCTAAATAAGCACAGAagatgcaaaacaaaaaaccaaaaatggaaatgcaaggaaaacatgttcacacagtACTTTATAAAAAAGCCAAAGCCTCAGAGGACAGAATTTCagcaacagtatttttatttgtaaatcatgcAAAGGCCTATGAAATAGGTTTTCTTAGAACAGACCCATATCTTGGCTAACTCAGTGGCacaattcaaaagtgaaaaattaagatatattctTTGTACAGAAGAGTCTTTAATAAACCCAAGGAATGTTTTCCACCAAGATACAAACTAGACCCTAGTTTTGCACGCCAAGGCTGATGACTTTTATCACACACCAAGATTTGCTTTAATAGTTAAGGGACAGCAGTCAGGTTAGCAAAAAGTCACCAAGACAACAGAACATTTCCATGAGAGTAGTCATTTATTAACTGgccagattacaaaaataatcatggcagatacctgaaaaggaaaaaaaaaaccttaatagaTTACAATTAACATAAATCAAGAAATCTTAAGTGCTTCAGTTTCCATTCTTAAAAaccagatttttctttcctccatgaaTGCCCTCATAAGGAGTAATCAAACCAGCTGTAATCAGAtgactgcccccccccaaaaatattaGAACCCAACCCAACCCTTATCAATATTTAAAGATTACCACTTTTACTCTTATTATGAAGTAAAATCCTATCAAGACTTAGCTGCTCACCTTAGTTCATCCTTCTAATAAGCCTATTGATCTGGTCTTCCCTGTTACCAGCATCTCCACCTTCTACAAAATGGgtggtctttttcttcattccccctcgtggagaagataatttgaagggccataaaaagttgtttgcttctttgaaacGTTTTCCAACAGTATAGATCTCGTGAATCAGATCCTCCATGCAGATGATGCCATATTTACCTGAACATTTTAAGATCATTAAAATCGTTAGCTGTTTTTACAGATTTTAGGATATTCAGCAAGGACAATTACAGGCCATGAGACTTTAAAATCAAGAGTAAAGCAACAGAGAGGGAAACTCATGGCTGTATTTACAAAGATGAGGCTTGAGCCAATGAAATCATAACTTACATTTTCCACAGACTTGTGCATTGTAGGGAATATGGGAAGATTCATAATAGAATGAATGTTAAGGCCACAAGATGCCAGAAGATGTCAACTTTGTCTAATATCAAATTTCTCCTAAAATAGGCAGAACCTACCAAGAGATCGGGCAATCAATGTGTTATCTGTCAGGGCAATTCGCTTCTTGTTGATTTTGCCATAACCACGCTTGTAGATCAATTCATTCACCGACTTCAGATTTGGGTACCTCAAATAGGAAAAACCAGACATGAATGACCAAAGAATAGGGTTATCACCATCAGAACACCTAAAATCCATCCTGCTAACAGCCAGTTTAAAAGGAACTCTTAGAAAAGGACAGACTTACCCCCATGCTATATAAGGTTCCACAATCCTTAGCATGTTAACTGAAGCCTTGTTGAGCTTAACAAAGGTGCCATTGAAGATCTGGCGAAGGCGAAGAAGCTGCAACACCTTTCGAACCTTTGGGCTCACACCATTGATActgcagtggggaaaaaaagacaaaatttactTAGCTCTAtcagaatttttattaagaataggAAACTAACCATTATAAAATTTTGGACAACACAAGTCccacctaaataaatagaaatcttctCATGTTACAATGACCACTGGCATTTTTCCTTTAGTTACCTACTTTGACATTTAAAACTTCCCACCCCCTTTTTTACCTCctgagcatttattttatttataaagtttgaTTTTCAAAGCAAATGTATATTTAACTATGTTCTGCAGTTTTAAGCAATGTCCTTTCAGTGTGAAATTTAATTAGAAGTGAtactttaattcattcattttcaatagGCTGGTTCTGAAATACTTGCGTTTCCAAAACTTTTAAGATTAGATTTAATCTATTTAAGATTAAAAACTACAAAGACTTGATTTTATCCTAGAAAACTCATTGCTTCTGAGTTGGTGCATCACAATATGGCACATTTTCTGTAAGGCGGTCTTTCCTAGGAACCAATTTCAATGTACTGTGGTCTGTGTGAATACCTTGTCTAACAGATATCCTGAGTAACAATTCAATATTGGAACCTATTTCTATTAGCCTAAAGATAAAATTTCTGTGGGTTTCTGGCTTGGTTCAGCTGCTCTTGCTTTGACCATAGCTACATCCGTGTTCAGTACACTGGCAACTTGCTGTCTTATCCCGACCCTTTTACCACTTCCTTGTTTTGTATGCATCTTTGTAAGAGCACTTATGAGCCTACACCTCATCTTCTTTTGAACTTAATCTCCAGGACACTGAATTAGAATTCAAATGCTCAATTAGAGAATGGATAGGGCTTTGGGCACAGACCTTGCAACTAAACCATTAAGACACCGCCGTCCATGTTCTAGCTATACCCAAATTATCTTTATTCCAATGCTTCAGAACCAAAGCCCCCAGAAGTAATGGGAAGTCTTGCTGAGACCATGTAGCTTTCCCTTCAAAACCAGAATGCAGTTAAAACTGAACTTACCCCCTGATCCTGATGACAAATGCCAATTTGGGTTCCGCAGGTACGTAGAAGTTGCCAGCTTTTCTTGCCATCCTTGCCATTCGAATCTCAGTTCTGTACATCTGCCTATATTCCTTGTGGTAATGCTTAGCTTTTTCATAGATgagcttccttcttgcctttcgaAGCTGAAAACCAATACCAGTTATTAATCTCATTTTTAGCTCCCAAACCCAATTAGCAATACCAGTTTTTTAGCTGTCTTATTTATTGCAACACTAGTTCTATTAAAAAATGTTCCCTTGAAACTTTTTCCTTGCCACAGCATGTATTAA is from Zalophus californianus isolate mZalCal1 chromosome 4, mZalCal1.pri.v2, whole genome shotgun sequence and encodes:
- the RPL7 gene encoding 60S ribosomal protein L7 isoform X1; translation: MTLCDTNGGARLRWDAGGLGAEVLEMNRERGVRAEYVRDREKKKKVPAVPETLKKKRRNFAELKIKRLRKKFAQKMLRKARRKLIYEKAKHYHKEYRQMYRTEIRMARMARKAGNFYVPAEPKLAFVIRIRGINGVSPKVRKVLQLLRLRQIFNGTFVKLNKASVNMLRIVEPYIAWGYPNLKSVNELIYKRGYGKINKKRIALTDNTLIARSLGKYGIICMEDLIHEIYTVGKRFKEANNFLWPFKLSSPRGGMKKKTTHFVEGGDAGNREDQINRLIRRMN
- the RPL7 gene encoding 60S ribosomal protein L7 isoform X2, coding for MEGAEEKKKKVPAVPETLKKKRRNFAELKIKRLRKKFAQKMLRKARRKLIYEKAKHYHKEYRQMYRTEIRMARMARKAGNFYVPAEPKLAFVIRIRGINGVSPKVRKVLQLLRLRQIFNGTFVKLNKASVNMLRIVEPYIAWGYPNLKSVNELIYKRGYGKINKKRIALTDNTLIARSLGKYGIICMEDLIHEIYTVGKRFKEANNFLWPFKLSSPRGGMKKKTTHFVEGGDAGNREDQINRLIRRMN